From Candidatus Manganitrophus morganii, the proteins below share one genomic window:
- a CDS encoding glycosyltransferase family 2 protein: MLENQRIGVVVPAHNEERLIGQVLETIPSYVDRVFIVDDFSTDRTVEIVKGYVQRAPYRFTLIQHAQNQGVGAAIVTGYKSATDEKIDVVAVMAGDAQMDPADLVRVVSPILRGESDYVKGNRLFRGESWKMIPHHRYLGNSILSLLTKIASGYWHIADSQSGYTAISLTALRALDLDSIYQRYGMPNDLLITLNINNFRVKDISVRPIYNIGEKSGIRLWKVIPTISWLLVKGFFKRMVEKYIIRDFHPLVFFYFLGICLTPSGVLLGLYLFSLRVMGHGVTATSALFSAFLIISGLQSLFFAMWFDMEYNKHLK, from the coding sequence ATGCTTGAAAATCAACGGATCGGGGTGGTCGTCCCGGCCCATAATGAGGAGAGGCTGATCGGGCAGGTATTAGAGACGATCCCTTCTTATGTGGATCGGGTGTTCATTGTGGACGATTTCAGCACCGATCGAACGGTGGAAATCGTCAAAGGATATGTGCAGAGGGCGCCTTATCGATTCACATTGATCCAGCACGCTCAAAATCAAGGGGTGGGCGCCGCCATCGTGACCGGCTATAAAAGCGCGACGGATGAAAAGATCGACGTGGTTGCGGTGATGGCGGGCGACGCGCAAATGGATCCGGCCGATTTAGTCCGTGTCGTCTCTCCGATTCTTCGCGGCGAATCGGATTACGTGAAGGGAAATCGACTGTTCCGTGGGGAGTCCTGGAAAATGATTCCGCATCATCGATACTTGGGGAATTCGATCCTTTCGCTCTTGACGAAGATCGCGTCGGGCTACTGGCATATTGCAGATTCTCAGTCGGGGTACACCGCCATCTCCTTGACCGCGCTCCGCGCGCTGGATCTGGACAGCATCTACCAGCGATACGGCATGCCGAATGATCTGCTGATTACGCTGAATATTAATAATTTCCGAGTGAAGGATATCTCCGTTCGTCCGATCTATAACATCGGCGAGAAATCGGGAATCCGGCTTTGGAAGGTCATTCCGACCATCAGCTGGTTGCTGGTGAAAGGATTTTTTAAACGGATGGTCGAGAAGTACATCATCCGCGATTTTCATCCGCTGGTCTTCTTTTATTTTCTCGGGATTTGCCTCACCCCTTCCGGGGTATTGTTGGGACTCTACTTATTTTCATTGCGAGTGATGGGGCATGGTGTCACCGCGACCAGCGCCCTCTTTTCCGCCTTTTTAATTATTTCCGGGCTCCAGTCGCTTTTCTTCGCAATGTGGTTTGATATGGAGTATAACAAACATCTGAAGTGA